In one Leptospira mtsangambouensis genomic region, the following are encoded:
- the mtaB gene encoding tRNA (N(6)-L-threonylcarbamoyladenosine(37)-C(2))-methylthiotransferase MtaB: protein MKIKFHTLGCRLNFFETDGMYSVLKDKGFSLAEAQEEAQYIVVNTCTVTNKADVKNRNIIRNAIRTNPGAKVYVTGCYAETDKEILQNIPGVFGVFGNSEKSALPYKILEDWEGKDSYPEKTLDRFAYSDVLPEGHTRSYLKIQDGCNRKCSYCKIPAARGIGVSRNYNDVLDQVRYLQDNGVGEIQLTGVNLGWYRLENGEKGFLNLLEDILKILEYSRIRLSSIEPPDVGSGLLDLMKHPRFCKFLHVPIQSGSRKVLKDMRRTYHPDAFRTRIELAKEKLPNLFLGTDVIVGFPSETELEFQETKDLLVELGFAKLHVFPYSVRKGTTAETFGDPIPGDEKKRRVLDLMSLSSTLHTKYAESVIGKTYEAILESDGRLVTDNYLKGRLENSSIFHTLQKGQFVDVRCLEYKPAKDKEGEFVFGLSL, encoded by the coding sequence GTGAAAATTAAGTTTCATACACTTGGCTGTCGGTTGAATTTTTTTGAAACCGATGGTATGTATTCTGTATTAAAAGACAAAGGTTTTTCTCTGGCGGAAGCACAGGAAGAGGCTCAGTACATTGTTGTGAATACATGTACTGTGACAAATAAAGCTGATGTAAAAAATCGAAATATCATCCGCAATGCCATCCGTACAAATCCTGGTGCCAAGGTATATGTCACTGGTTGTTATGCGGAGACTGATAAAGAAATTTTACAAAATATCCCCGGAGTATTCGGTGTTTTTGGGAATTCCGAAAAAAGTGCCCTTCCTTACAAAATCTTAGAAGATTGGGAAGGTAAGGATAGTTATCCAGAAAAAACACTCGATCGTTTTGCTTATTCCGATGTTCTACCAGAAGGTCATACTCGTTCTTATCTAAAAATCCAAGATGGATGCAATCGGAAATGTTCTTATTGTAAAATACCTGCGGCTCGTGGAATTGGTGTTAGCCGAAATTATAATGATGTTTTAGACCAGGTCCGGTATCTCCAAGACAATGGGGTTGGGGAAATCCAGTTAACAGGTGTTAATTTGGGTTGGTACCGGTTGGAAAATGGCGAAAAAGGATTTCTCAATCTTTTGGAAGATATTCTAAAGATTTTAGAATATTCTAGAATTCGCCTTTCTTCGATTGAACCACCAGATGTGGGTTCCGGTTTGTTGGACTTAATGAAACATCCACGGTTTTGTAAATTTTTGCACGTTCCCATCCAAAGTGGGAGTCGTAAGGTTTTGAAGGATATGCGAAGGACTTATCATCCTGATGCATTTCGTACCAGGATCGAACTTGCCAAAGAAAAACTCCCAAACTTGTTTTTAGGAACAGATGTAATTGTTGGATTTCCATCGGAAACCGAATTAGAGTTTCAAGAAACAAAGGATTTATTGGTCGAACTTGGATTTGCAAAGTTACATGTATTTCCTTATTCAGTTCGTAAAGGAACTACTGCTGAAACCTTTGGAGATCCAATCCCTGGTGATGAGAAAAAACGCAGAGTGCTAGATTTGATGTCACTTAGCTCCACACTCCATACAAAATATGCAGAATCGGTCATAGGGAAAACCTATGAAGCCATTCTCGAAAGTGATGGCAGATTAGTGACTGATAATTATTTGAAAGGACGATTGGAAAATTCCAGTATCTTTCATACTCTACAAAAAGGCCAATTCGTTGATGTTAGGTGCTTGGAATACAAACCCGCCAAAGACAAAGAAGGTGAGTTCGTTTTCGGTTTGTCCCTTTAG
- a CDS encoding efflux RND transporter periplasmic adaptor subunit, whose amino-acid sequence MDRKKLSIIGFIVVMVLIVTIYLFFRNSQSNRLKIEKGSLVEAVYALGTVKPVESFSLKFGIAASVREIFVEEGQMVTKGQALLTNDSGITFRSPFTGTLTKLNVAKNETAMPGLPLLEIQNLKEVYISVSLDQESALRVKPDQAVQLSFESIRGNVYKGKVERIYPSNGQFLVRIEPHELPQGILPDMTTDVAIEVSSKENVILVPLVAVDRGKLTRFRDGKRDKIEIRIGAINSEFGELIQGDLKEGDEVLVKN is encoded by the coding sequence ATGGACCGCAAAAAGTTATCTATCATTGGTTTTATCGTTGTAATGGTTCTAATCGTTACAATTTACCTTTTTTTTAGAAATTCCCAATCCAATCGATTGAAAATCGAAAAAGGATCTTTGGTAGAAGCCGTTTATGCTTTGGGAACTGTGAAACCAGTGGAAAGTTTTAGTTTAAAGTTTGGAATTGCTGCTTCCGTTCGAGAAATTTTTGTGGAAGAAGGCCAAATGGTCACAAAAGGGCAAGCCCTTCTGACCAACGATTCAGGAATCACCTTTCGATCTCCATTTACTGGCACCTTAACAAAGTTAAATGTTGCTAAAAATGAAACAGCAATGCCTGGACTTCCTCTTTTGGAGATTCAGAATTTAAAAGAAGTATATATTTCAGTATCATTGGACCAAGAGTCGGCTTTAAGAGTCAAACCAGACCAGGCAGTCCAACTTAGTTTTGAATCCATTCGTGGAAACGTTTATAAAGGAAAAGTGGAAAGAATTTATCCATCCAATGGCCAGTTTTTAGTACGCATTGAACCTCATGAACTCCCGCAAGGGATTTTACCAGATATGACAACCGATGTTGCCATCGAGGTTTCTTCAAAAGAAAATGTCATATTGGTTCCGTTAGTTGCCGTGGATCGAGGGAAATTAACTCGTTTTCGAGATGGGAAACGTGATAAGATAGAAATTCGAATTGGGGCAATCAATTCTGAGTTTGGGGAACTCATCCAAGGGGATTTAAAAGAAGGCGACGAAGTATTGGTTAAGAACTAA
- a CDS encoding ABC transporter permease: MLFLAIRQILSRPQQSILTLIGIVLGTAGYIVFSGIMLGFQAVITDQLVNSDGQIKISPKDELITERTFEDVFFQNKMVRWLSPPSGRTDNSRLTNVLGWMDKLSNDHRVVSFAPQLTKEVIFVNGKATAPARFVGVDPTIQPKVTNLSDYIVEGKLADLSRGTSLAIMGEGVLNKLGAKIGDTISVYIPGTDLIPVKVVGVLSTGNRLVDDVTVYSSLSSVQSITKSSGEVSQIIVKIKDIRSAAAIAEDFRYFSKDKVESWDEVNASILQVFRTQDIVRNSTTFTIILVVAFGIYNILNMVVNQKKKEVAILRSIGFDEKDTIQLFIFQGLFLGTLGAIIGIFVGILGCYYIDGIPIGDPKHNSKALMKTMMISWDWMIYIKGFSIAVLSASIASYIPARMASRLSPVDIIRGAT, from the coding sequence ATGTTGTTTCTTGCCATTAGACAAATTCTTTCGAGACCCCAACAATCAATTTTAACATTGATTGGGATTGTTTTGGGTACTGCAGGTTATATTGTATTCTCTGGAATTATGTTAGGATTCCAGGCAGTCATTACTGACCAATTGGTGAATTCGGATGGTCAAATTAAAATTTCTCCGAAAGACGAACTCATTACGGAAAGAACATTTGAAGATGTTTTTTTTCAAAACAAAATGGTTCGTTGGTTATCTCCTCCATCGGGGCGGACTGATAATTCTCGTTTAACCAATGTTCTTGGGTGGATGGATAAACTTTCGAATGACCACAGAGTTGTATCCTTTGCACCACAGTTAACAAAAGAAGTAATTTTTGTGAATGGGAAAGCAACAGCACCGGCTCGTTTTGTTGGAGTTGATCCGACTATCCAACCCAAAGTCACCAATTTGAGTGATTACATTGTTGAGGGAAAACTTGCGGATTTATCTAGAGGAACTTCCCTTGCCATAATGGGAGAAGGAGTTTTGAATAAACTAGGTGCAAAAATTGGAGATACTATCTCTGTTTATATTCCTGGAACTGATTTGATCCCTGTGAAAGTTGTAGGAGTATTGAGTACCGGGAACCGATTGGTTGATGATGTCACGGTATATTCTTCTTTATCCTCTGTCCAAAGTATTACCAAATCAAGTGGTGAAGTCTCACAAATAATTGTAAAAATTAAAGACATTCGGTCTGCAGCAGCAATCGCCGAGGACTTTCGTTACTTTAGCAAAGATAAAGTGGAAAGTTGGGATGAAGTTAACGCAAGTATACTTCAAGTCTTTAGGACTCAGGATATAGTGCGAAACTCAACAACATTTACTATTATTCTCGTTGTAGCATTTGGAATTTATAATATTCTAAATATGGTTGTGAATCAAAAGAAAAAGGAAGTGGCCATCCTTCGTTCCATTGGCTTTGATGAAAAAGATACAATCCAACTTTTTATTTTCCAAGGATTGTTTTTAGGAACACTTGGCGCCATCATCGGTATTTTTGTAGGAATTTTAGGATGTTATTATATTGATGGAATTCCAATTGGAGATCCAAAACACAATTCAAAAGCCCTGATGAAAACAATGATGATTTCTTGGGACTGGATGATTTATATAAAGGGTTTTTCAATCGCAGTTCTTAGTGCGTCGATTGCGAGTTATATTCCTGCTCGTATGGCAAGTCGTCTTTCTCCTGTAGATATCATTCGAGGAGCTACTTAA
- a CDS encoding ABC transporter ATP-binding protein: protein MLGIEATHIFKSFGEPPQDVLKDVSLEIAVGDFVALTGKSGSGKSTLLYIVSGLDNPTSGDVKLNGSSLVGMGSKEIHTLRNLSIGFVFQFHYLLPELTGLENITMPARKTGSHKMIEEYALHLMESFSVLHCKDKFPSQMSGGEGQRVAIARALVQKPKFLFADEPTGNLDTANGDKVMEIFKRINKVDGTTILFVTHDPDYAGLASRRVHMIDGKIAEIS from the coding sequence ATGTTAGGAATCGAAGCCACACATATTTTTAAATCTTTCGGAGAACCACCTCAAGATGTATTGAAAGATGTATCACTTGAGATTGCAGTTGGAGATTTTGTGGCTCTGACTGGAAAATCTGGATCGGGAAAATCAACCTTACTTTATATCGTGAGTGGTTTAGACAATCCAACAAGTGGCGATGTAAAATTGAATGGAAGTTCCCTAGTGGGTATGGGAAGTAAAGAAATTCACACTTTAAGAAATTTATCGATAGGTTTTGTCTTCCAATTTCACTACTTACTTCCTGAACTCACCGGCCTTGAAAACATAACCATGCCTGCAAGAAAAACTGGATCACATAAAATGATCGAAGAGTATGCTTTGCATTTGATGGAAAGTTTTTCCGTATTACACTGTAAGGATAAGTTTCCAAGCCAAATGTCTGGTGGGGAAGGCCAGCGGGTTGCCATCGCACGTGCTCTCGTTCAAAAACCAAAGTTTCTTTTTGCTGACGAACCAACGGGGAATTTAGATACAGCTAATGGAGATAAGGTGATGGAAATATTCAAACGGATCAACAAGGTGGATGGTACCACCATTCTATTTGTCACTCATGATCCTGATTATGCTGGCCTTGCTAGCCGTCGTGTTCATATGATTGATGGTAAAATTGCAGAAATTTCTTAA
- a CDS encoding trans-sulfuration enzyme family protein — protein MFEHFETDAIRIQTKRTGEKEHSTPLFLTSSFVFDDAEHARALFAEEVTGNQYTRFSNPNTTELIDKLCSLEHTEDGIATASGMSAVFTSVFGLVKSGDHIVSARAIFGSTHQIFANILPRFGVTTTYVDINKPELWEPAFQENTKIVYIETPSNPGLDIVDLAWVAALCKKKKAILIVDNCFCSPYIQRPADFGADIVVHSATKYLDGQGRVIAGIILGKKEYIQPIRYMARNTGPSLSPMNAWIISKSLETLAVRMDRHSENAMKLAEFLEQSPDVELVRYPFLPNDPGYAIAKKQMKSGGGIVSFVIKGGVDRARKFLDALKWFSLTANLGDTRTTVTHPTSTTHSKLTEAERLAVGILPGLIRVSVGLEHIDDIIAEVKQALANSK, from the coding sequence ATGTTTGAACACTTTGAAACTGACGCCATCCGCATCCAAACCAAACGAACCGGGGAAAAAGAACATTCCACCCCACTATTTTTAACTTCTAGTTTTGTTTTTGATGATGCAGAACATGCAAGGGCGCTGTTTGCAGAAGAAGTGACCGGCAATCAATACACAAGATTTTCTAATCCGAATACAACCGAGTTAATTGATAAGTTATGTTCTTTGGAACACACAGAGGACGGAATCGCTACGGCTTCGGGAATGTCTGCTGTTTTTACTTCTGTGTTTGGCCTGGTTAAGTCAGGGGATCATATTGTATCTGCTCGCGCCATTTTTGGATCCACTCATCAGATTTTTGCGAACATATTGCCACGATTTGGAGTGACAACTACTTACGTTGATATCAACAAACCAGAGTTATGGGAACCTGCTTTCCAAGAGAATACTAAAATCGTTTATATAGAAACACCTTCTAATCCAGGCCTTGATATTGTAGATCTGGCATGGGTTGCAGCATTATGTAAAAAGAAAAAAGCAATTCTTATAGTTGATAATTGTTTTTGTTCTCCCTATATCCAAAGGCCTGCTGATTTTGGAGCAGATATCGTCGTTCACTCTGCTACTAAATATTTGGATGGGCAAGGCCGTGTGATCGCAGGTATTATTTTAGGCAAAAAAGAATACATCCAACCGATTCGTTATATGGCCCGTAATACTGGCCCATCTTTATCTCCGATGAATGCATGGATCATTTCGAAAAGTTTAGAAACTCTTGCTGTGCGTATGGATAGACATTCTGAAAATGCAATGAAGTTGGCCGAATTTTTAGAACAATCACCCGATGTGGAATTAGTTAGGTATCCTTTTTTACCGAATGATCCTGGTTATGCGATTGCAAAAAAACAAATGAAATCGGGTGGAGGAATTGTTTCCTTTGTGATCAAAGGTGGAGTAGATAGAGCAAGAAAATTTTTAGATGCTTTAAAATGGTTTTCTCTCACTGCCAATTTGGGAGATACAAGAACCACTGTGACCCATCCGACTTCAACGACTCATTCTAAACTAACGGAAGCGGAAAGACTTGCGGTAGGAATTTTACCTGGACTCATTCGAGTGTCTGTTGGTTTAGAACATATTGACGATATTATTGCGGAAGTGAAGCAGGCACTCGCCAATTCAAAGTAA
- a CDS encoding multiheme c-type cytochrome has protein sequence MQYLNFQLTNILILVPMFVSCSDSNFLESHWNHPIQIQGQPPSHFSPLEKNMDPNACGTCHTEQFQNWQNSFHAKSIGKGFLWQKEILKSEEYRSCFSCHSPLPETKSELATEFLTPEILSSKSHNFPNGIKNPSILCASCHIRNQIRFGPPPKSNLKIESNKDIPIEKLPHNGYIVKEDFESSKFCKSCHESKEEGVKLNGKKLMEVYSEWEKSPFAKQGVQCQNCHMPNREHSWKGIHDKSFVQNSILPSWKIIEHNGLYSVKAEIKSIGVGHMFPTYVVPKIYLRFYAITKEKNRILLDESIVGRYVNTDLNEEYFDTRIKPNGTLMVQFDYLPKNKIQEFLWEIEVNPDEQYVRSFEEQLVTKADIISKQTKKMLQESLSEKKNSRYLLFTLNWRVPASLPQ, from the coding sequence ATGCAATATCTGAACTTCCAACTTACGAACATTCTCATTTTAGTCCCAATGTTCGTAAGTTGTTCTGACTCAAATTTTTTGGAGTCTCACTGGAACCATCCCATCCAAATACAAGGGCAACCTCCTTCGCATTTTTCTCCATTAGAAAAGAATATGGATCCAAATGCTTGTGGTACTTGCCATACGGAACAATTCCAAAATTGGCAAAATAGTTTCCACGCAAAATCCATTGGCAAAGGTTTTTTATGGCAGAAAGAAATTCTGAAATCTGAGGAATACAGATCTTGTTTTAGCTGCCACTCACCTCTTCCTGAGACTAAATCAGAACTTGCGACTGAATTTTTAACTCCTGAAATCCTCAGCTCAAAATCCCATAACTTCCCAAATGGAATTAAAAATCCTTCGATTCTATGTGCCTCTTGTCATATCAGAAACCAAATTCGATTTGGACCACCGCCAAAATCAAACTTAAAAATAGAATCAAACAAGGATATTCCAATCGAAAAACTTCCACATAACGGTTATATTGTGAAAGAAGATTTTGAATCATCAAAGTTTTGTAAATCTTGTCATGAAAGTAAAGAAGAAGGAGTGAAACTTAACGGGAAAAAACTGATGGAAGTGTATTCCGAATGGGAAAAAAGCCCTTTTGCAAAACAAGGAGTACAATGCCAAAACTGTCATATGCCAAACAGGGAACACTCCTGGAAAGGGATTCATGATAAATCCTTTGTTCAAAACTCGATTTTGCCAAGTTGGAAAATCATAGAACATAATGGACTTTATTCAGTAAAAGCTGAAATCAAATCCATCGGCGTTGGTCATATGTTTCCTACTTATGTAGTTCCGAAGATCTATTTACGTTTTTATGCAATCACAAAGGAAAAAAATAGAATTCTTTTGGATGAATCGATTGTGGGTAGATATGTGAACACCGATTTGAATGAAGAATACTTTGATACAAGGATCAAACCAAATGGAACTCTAATGGTTCAGTTTGATTATTTACCTAAAAATAAAATCCAAGAATTTCTTTGGGAAATTGAAGTAAATCCCGATGAACAATATGTTCGTAGTTTTGAAGAGCAGTTGGTTACAAAAGCTGACATCATCTCCAAACAAACTAAAAAGATGTTGCAAGAGTCCTTATCAGAAAAAAAGAACTCTCGTTATCTATTATTTACTTTGAATTGGCGAGTGCCTGCTTCACTTCCGCAATAA
- a CDS encoding rhodanese-like domain-containing protein has protein sequence MKLKYLAIFTVLFIQILGCKGLPEYLFLPQSMKLDLTPFLFRIYSPGELATLSNSDYNANESGLITSTKFSRFLSNWSNNRPVGVSGNLIVFQVQTSGVASGRYVFFDGKQSFAYPIANLPELLTDTRDDGVLSIDGIVPKGKKISDFFAIYGIDPAIDYVVFAQDTSSLTNLSSATFAYYSLLYWGFPKERLAILNGSIADLTVAGSIFTTPSYTYANSNRAGSIKTLYRDHTVLQLTIGDLIHAIKNGNTNLEEVDPIPTEGFFLIDGRPNASYTGTTNSTASGSKYANCTTKTNSTFVTNTCVVTYEGRVKSATNLIPTDLYDGTTFQFKSFAQLQTYLNNTGYPTNKQIYVYGEDANKGSLVWFVLHQILGKPTRLYEGGWKQFGALGLRTPPSGSSPSAITQPASYWRTDIVTLSESNTANADNNVPNYQLDISRQYSKTANKLRTEDKAFLRGTSTGGSSGGSGAPSGGGGNACGG, from the coding sequence ATGAAACTTAAATACTTAGCTATATTCACTGTTTTATTCATCCAAATACTTGGTTGTAAAGGTCTGCCAGAATATCTGTTTTTACCACAGAGTATGAAACTAGACTTAACTCCTTTTTTATTTCGAATTTATTCACCTGGAGAACTGGCAACTTTATCCAATTCTGATTATAATGCAAATGAAAGTGGACTCATTACATCAACTAAGTTCTCTCGTTTTTTATCCAATTGGAGTAACAATCGACCTGTTGGAGTATCTGGAAATTTGATTGTTTTTCAGGTGCAAACATCAGGTGTCGCAAGTGGGCGTTATGTTTTCTTTGATGGAAAACAAAGCTTCGCTTATCCAATTGCAAATTTACCTGAATTACTGACAGACACAAGAGATGACGGAGTGTTATCAATTGATGGAATTGTTCCTAAAGGAAAAAAAATATCTGATTTTTTTGCCATATATGGAATTGATCCTGCGATTGATTATGTTGTATTTGCACAAGATACATCTTCGCTAACCAATTTATCTTCTGCAACTTTTGCTTATTATTCCTTACTTTATTGGGGGTTTCCAAAAGAAAGGTTAGCCATTCTAAATGGTTCCATTGCAGATCTAACAGTAGCAGGGAGTATATTTACAACTCCATCCTATACGTATGCTAATAGCAATCGAGCAGGGAGTATCAAAACTCTTTACCGGGACCATACTGTTTTGCAACTCACAATTGGAGATTTAATTCATGCCATTAAAAATGGGAACACAAATCTGGAAGAGGTAGATCCAATTCCAACAGAAGGTTTTTTTCTAATTGATGGCAGACCAAATGCTTCTTATACGGGGACTACCAACTCGACTGCATCTGGATCTAAGTATGCAAACTGTACAACTAAAACAAATTCAACATTTGTTACGAATACTTGCGTGGTTACTTATGAAGGACGAGTGAAGTCTGCGACAAATTTGATCCCTACCGATTTGTATGACGGAACAACCTTCCAATTCAAATCCTTTGCCCAACTCCAAACGTATCTAAACAATACAGGATACCCAACGAACAAACAAATCTATGTTTATGGGGAAGACGCAAACAAAGGATCTCTAGTTTGGTTTGTGTTACACCAAATTCTTGGCAAACCAACAAGATTATATGAAGGAGGATGGAAACAATTTGGTGCCCTGGGACTTCGAACTCCGCCTTCTGGATCAAGCCCAAGTGCCATCACACAGCCGGCTTCTTATTGGAGGACAGACATTGTTACACTTTCGGAAAGTAATACAGCAAATGCAGACAACAATGTTCCCAATTACCAACTGGATATCTCAAGACAATATTCAAAAACAGCAAACAAACTGAGAACTGAAGACAAGGCATTTTTACGAGGAACTTCTACTGGTGGATCGTCTGGTGGCAGTGGTGCACCTTCCGGCGGCGGTGGAAATGCTTGCGGGGGATAA
- a CDS encoding rhodanese, whose translation MKTNLVSKLIALITAGFIGACGGANKNNDTQSLLLAALALSSGIKVNSAAELAKESNDDYNLNEYGLITPSTLGKWVNNWAGTKPAGINGKLVILQNGASATVGKEYIAGNGNDVVVYSFTFADGASALDGGDGFSQKRNSGLSDTVSIIANGAKVDSILNRYGIDPINDLVVFVSSANANSHVQGTLRGFYTFRYWGFDAKNLAFLNGTLPRLAVTDGNFVPFSSTTNTPPGFTNRYSVRSLRVDNTILMLPLEDVIKAVKAPNNVTVTGLSSSVFISDARSSSGTSNEYNGVIKSTASEVAGKYVGFEGRIKGAKEVKWTDLLDTEFRFLQKATLKAYYDGKGYQAGQTAIQLCRTNNRSQVTGFSYIAILGYPSTYYDGSWIEWGSLTGGGPAPKLPSDSPFRTDVPELSEVITYNVAGDVDPSLPTNLNTFATTSRKIVEEDKAYKR comes from the coding sequence ATGAAAACCAATTTAGTTTCCAAACTGATTGCTCTTATTACCGCGGGGTTCATCGGAGCCTGCGGTGGAGCCAATAAGAATAACGATACCCAAAGTTTACTCCTAGCAGCACTTGCCCTTTCTTCAGGAATCAAGGTCAACAGCGCAGCAGAGTTAGCCAAAGAATCTAACGATGATTACAATCTAAACGAATATGGCCTCATCACTCCATCAACTTTAGGTAAATGGGTGAACAATTGGGCGGGAACAAAACCTGCTGGTATCAACGGTAAATTGGTTATCCTGCAAAATGGTGCCAGTGCCACAGTCGGAAAAGAATACATCGCCGGAAATGGAAACGATGTTGTTGTCTATAGTTTTACATTTGCTGATGGGGCAAGTGCTCTTGATGGCGGTGATGGATTTAGTCAAAAAAGAAATAGTGGACTTAGTGATACTGTTTCCATCATTGCAAACGGAGCAAAAGTTGATTCGATATTAAATCGTTATGGAATTGATCCAATCAATGACTTAGTAGTTTTTGTTTCTTCTGCCAATGCCAATAGCCACGTCCAAGGAACACTCAGAGGATTTTATACTTTCCGTTATTGGGGATTTGATGCAAAAAACTTAGCATTCCTCAATGGAACACTCCCTCGACTTGCAGTCACTGATGGAAATTTTGTTCCTTTCAGCTCAACTACAAATACACCTCCGGGTTTCACAAATCGTTATTCTGTTCGTTCACTCAGAGTAGATAATACAATTCTTATGTTGCCATTGGAAGACGTCATTAAAGCGGTAAAGGCACCTAACAACGTTACTGTTACTGGCCTTTCGTCTAGTGTATTTATTTCTGATGCACGATCTTCTTCGGGAACAAGCAATGAATACAATGGTGTGATCAAAAGTACAGCTTCCGAAGTAGCTGGAAAATATGTTGGTTTTGAAGGTAGAATCAAAGGTGCAAAAGAAGTAAAGTGGACTGATTTACTCGACACAGAATTTCGTTTTTTGCAAAAAGCGACTCTAAAAGCATATTATGATGGGAAAGGATACCAAGCAGGACAAACTGCGATCCAACTTTGCAGAACAAATAACAGATCACAGGTGACTGGATTTTCTTACATCGCTATCCTCGGATACCCTTCTACATACTATGATGGAAGTTGGATTGAATGGGGTAGTTTGACTGGTGGAGGACCTGCACCAAAATTACCTTCGGATTCTCCGTTTAGAACAGATGTACCAGAATTATCAGAAGTGATTACCTACAATGTAGCTGGAGATGTTGATCCAAGTCTTCCTACTAATTTGAATACTTTCGCAACAACTTCAAGAAAGATTGTGGAAGAAGACAAAGCATACAAACGATAA
- a CDS encoding helix-turn-helix domain-containing protein, translated as METEIDSFSATTENERNVDEVLTVVLGETLKRRRLELGLSMEKLSQLSTVSRGMLGLIESGKTTPSIGILWKLSKSLRIPIGEMIPDLFAQSPRFIGANEGRRWISPKNTAESRVFYQEERDRLSIVEWKLATGKLTQFGHLPTAFDIKIYQVSGQSKIKLKTKELFLETSDSAFFPISELESIENESPEESKFIWIASKKVR; from the coding sequence ATGGAAACAGAAATTGATAGTTTTTCGGCCACAACAGAAAACGAAAGAAATGTAGACGAAGTTTTGACGGTTGTTCTTGGAGAAACCTTAAAACGGCGAAGGCTTGAGTTAGGGTTATCAATGGAAAAACTATCTCAGCTATCAACCGTAAGTCGAGGAATGCTCGGACTCATAGAGTCGGGCAAAACCACTCCAAGCATTGGAATTTTATGGAAATTATCCAAATCACTCCGGATTCCCATTGGAGAAATGATTCCTGATTTATTTGCACAATCTCCCAGGTTTATTGGCGCAAACGAAGGAAGACGTTGGATTTCCCCTAAAAACACAGCAGAATCTCGCGTTTTTTACCAGGAAGAAAGAGACCGTTTGAGCATTGTCGAATGGAAACTGGCCACTGGGAAGCTCACTCAATTCGGACATTTGCCAACGGCATTTGATATCAAAATCTACCAAGTGAGCGGACAATCCAAAATTAAACTAAAAACAAAAGAGTTATTTTTAGAAACATCGGACAGTGCTTTTTTCCCAATTTCAGAATTGGAATCGATTGAAAATGAATCCCCAGAAGAATCCAAATTCATTTGGATCGCTTCAAAAAAGGTAAGATAA